A genomic stretch from Hymenobacter psoromatis includes:
- a CDS encoding 30S ribosomal protein S7 — MRKSKPKKRILLPDPKFKETLVTRFVNYMMYDGKKNLAYTIFYDAVEQVESRTKESGLEMWRKALNNVMPTVEVKSRRVGGATFQVPIEVRADRRIAVGSKWLIQYARRRGEKTMKDKLAGEIIAAAKGEGAAVKKKDDTHRMAEANKAFSHFRF; from the coding sequence ATGCGCAAGTCAAAACCCAAAAAGCGTATTCTCCTGCCGGACCCCAAGTTCAAGGAGACGCTCGTAACCCGCTTCGTCAATTATATGATGTATGACGGGAAGAAAAACCTGGCCTACACCATTTTCTACGATGCCGTAGAGCAGGTGGAAAGCCGCACCAAGGAAAGCGGCCTCGAAATGTGGCGCAAAGCGTTGAACAACGTGATGCCTACCGTAGAGGTAAAGAGCCGTCGTGTGGGTGGCGCTACCTTCCAAGTGCCGATTGAAGTGCGCGCCGACCGCCGCATTGCGGTTGGTTCGAAGTGGCTGATTCAGTACGCTCGTCGCCGTGGGGAAAAAACCATGAAAGATAAGCTAGCTGGCGAAATCATTGCTGCTGCTAAAGGTGAAGGTGCTGCCGTTAAGAAAAAGGATGACACCCATCGCATGGCCGAAGCCAACAAAGCTTTCTCGCACTTCCGTTTCTAA
- a CDS encoding 30S ribosomal protein S10, which translates to MNQKIRIKLKSYDHNLVDKSAEKIVKAVKATGAIVSGPIPLPTEKEKYTVLRSPHVNKKSREQFQLCTYKRLVDIFSTSSKTVDALMKLELPSGVDVEIKV; encoded by the coding sequence ATGAACCAGAAAATCAGAATCAAGCTGAAAAGCTACGACCACAATTTGGTCGATAAATCGGCCGAGAAAATCGTGAAAGCGGTTAAAGCGACCGGTGCTATTGTAAGTGGTCCTATTCCGTTGCCCACGGAAAAGGAGAAGTACACCGTACTGCGCTCGCCCCACGTGAACAAGAAGAGCCGGGAGCAATTCCAGCTTTGCACGTACAAGCGTTTGGTTGACATTTTCTCGACCAGCAGCAAGACGGTTGACGCGCTGATGAAGCTGGAATTGCCCA
- a CDS encoding 30S ribosomal protein S12 — translation MPTINQLVRKGREALTTKSKSPALDSCPQRRGVCTRVYTTTPKKPNSAMRKVARVRLTNGKEVNAYIPGEGHNLQEHSIVLIRGGRVKDLPGVRYHIIRGALDTAGVSGRLQRRSKYGAKRPKPGQPAAAAGKGGKGAPAKKK, via the coding sequence ATGCCAACCATCAACCAACTAGTACGGAAAGGTCGTGAGGCTCTGACTACCAAGTCAAAGTCGCCCGCTCTTGATTCGTGCCCGCAGCGTCGGGGCGTATGCACTCGCGTGTATACCACCACGCCTAAGAAGCCGAACTCGGCTATGCGCAAAGTGGCCCGTGTGCGCCTTACCAATGGTAAGGAAGTAAACGCGTACATTCCCGGTGAAGGCCACAACCTCCAGGAGCACAGCATCGTGCTTATTCGCGGAGGCCGGGTAAAAGACTTGCCAGGTGTTCGTTACCACATCATTCGTGGTGCGCTAGACACGGCAGGCGTAAGCGGCCGCTTGCAGCGTCGCTCGAAGTACGGTGCTAAGCGTCCGAAGCCAGGCCAGCCCGCCGCAGCGGCCGGCAAAGGTGGCAAAGGCGCACCCGCTAAGAAGAAGTAA
- the fusA gene encoding elongation factor G (EF-G; promotes GTP-dependent translocation of the ribosome during translation; many organisms have multiple copies of this gene) — protein sequence MAVNKELQYLRNIGIMAHIDAGKTTTSERILYYTGKTHKIGEVHDGAATMDWMEQEQERGITITSAATTTFWNYPTDAQGNSIPDTHQYKINLIDTPGHVDFTVEVERSLRVLDGAVALFCAVSGVEPQSETVWRQADKYSVPRICFVNKMDRAGADFFKAVAEIKEKLGANPVPLQIPIGAEDTFKGVVDLLTGKAIVWDDATEGKSYNEVPVPEDLVDTVAEWREKLIESVAEYDDTLMEKFFEDPESITREEMMVVIRKAVIDMKFSPVLCGSAFKNKGVQTMLDAVMAYLPSPLDMPAVIGTNPDNGAEVERHPDNSEPFTALAFKIATDPYVGRLCFFRCYSGVLNGGSYVLNNRTGKKERISRLMQMHSNKQNQIDSIQAGDIAAGVGFKDIKTGDTLTDEKSPLVLESMSFPEPVIGYAIEPKTQADVDKMGMAIAKLIEEDPTLRVNTDTETGQTILRGMGELHLEIIIDRMRREFKVEINQGAPQVAYKEILTKKVDHRETYKKQTGGRGKFGDIEFELGPKETEPEKPGFEFDNAIVGGVIPREFIAPIQKGFEEAMKQGPLAGFPIEGMKVKLYHGSFHDVDSDALSFELAARGGFREAARKAGPKLLEPIMAVEVVCPDEYTGPVTGDLNRRRGLMKGMDTKGGAQIIKADVPLSELFGYVTDLRTLSSGRASASLTFSHYEVVPQNMADAIIAKIKGGK from the coding sequence ATGGCAGTCAACAAAGAGCTACAATACCTGCGCAATATTGGCATCATGGCCCACATTGACGCGGGCAAGACGACCACTTCGGAGCGCATTCTGTACTACACCGGCAAAACTCATAAAATTGGGGAGGTGCACGACGGAGCTGCTACGATGGACTGGATGGAGCAGGAGCAGGAGCGTGGTATCACTATCACCTCGGCCGCTACGACCACTTTCTGGAACTACCCCACTGATGCGCAAGGCAATTCGATTCCCGACACTCACCAGTACAAAATCAACCTCATTGATACCCCCGGTCACGTTGACTTTACAGTAGAAGTGGAGCGCTCGTTGCGCGTGTTGGACGGTGCCGTGGCCTTGTTCTGCGCCGTATCGGGGGTAGAGCCGCAGTCGGAGACTGTATGGCGTCAGGCTGATAAGTATAGCGTTCCGCGCATTTGCTTCGTCAACAAGATGGACCGTGCCGGCGCTGACTTCTTCAAGGCTGTAGCCGAAATTAAGGAGAAACTAGGCGCTAATCCCGTGCCGCTGCAAATTCCCATTGGTGCTGAAGACACGTTCAAAGGTGTAGTTGACCTGCTCACTGGCAAAGCCATTGTGTGGGACGACGCCACCGAAGGCAAGTCGTACAACGAAGTTCCGGTGCCCGAAGACCTCGTGGACACGGTAGCTGAGTGGCGCGAAAAGCTCATTGAGAGCGTTGCCGAATACGATGATACTTTGATGGAAAAATTCTTCGAGGACCCGGAAAGCATTACCCGCGAGGAGATGATGGTCGTTATCCGCAAAGCGGTAATCGACATGAAGTTCTCGCCCGTACTGTGCGGCTCGGCCTTCAAGAACAAGGGTGTGCAGACGATGTTGGACGCCGTAATGGCCTACCTCCCATCGCCACTCGACATGCCCGCCGTCATCGGTACCAATCCCGATAATGGTGCGGAAGTAGAGCGTCACCCCGACAACTCGGAGCCGTTCACTGCCTTGGCGTTCAAGATTGCTACCGACCCTTACGTGGGCCGTCTATGCTTCTTCCGTTGCTACTCGGGCGTGCTGAACGGCGGTTCGTATGTGCTGAACAACCGCACCGGCAAGAAGGAGCGCATCTCGCGCCTTATGCAGATGCACTCCAACAAGCAGAACCAAATCGACAGCATCCAGGCTGGCGATATTGCGGCTGGTGTGGGTTTCAAAGACATCAAAACTGGTGACACGCTGACCGACGAGAAATCGCCGCTCGTGTTAGAGTCGATGTCGTTTCCTGAGCCGGTAATCGGCTACGCTATTGAGCCAAAAACGCAGGCCGACGTTGACAAAATGGGCATGGCAATCGCCAAGCTCATCGAGGAAGACCCGACCCTGCGCGTTAATACCGACACCGAGACTGGCCAGACCATCCTCCGTGGTATGGGTGAGTTGCACTTGGAAATCATTATTGACCGCATGCGTCGTGAATTCAAGGTTGAAATCAACCAGGGTGCCCCACAGGTAGCCTACAAGGAGATTTTGACCAAGAAAGTTGACCACCGTGAAACCTACAAGAAGCAAACCGGTGGCCGTGGTAAATTTGGCGATATCGAGTTTGAACTTGGCCCGAAAGAGACCGAGCCCGAAAAGCCCGGCTTCGAATTCGACAATGCCATTGTAGGTGGTGTAATTCCGCGTGAATTTATTGCCCCTATCCAAAAAGGCTTTGAGGAAGCGATGAAGCAGGGCCCGCTGGCTGGCTTCCCGATTGAAGGCATGAAGGTGAAGCTGTATCACGGCTCTTTCCACGACGTTGACTCGGACGCTCTGTCGTTCGAACTCGCCGCCCGTGGTGGTTTCCGCGAAGCAGCTCGCAAAGCCGGCCCAAAGTTGCTTGAGCCTATAATGGCTGTTGAAGTAGTTTGCCCCGACGAGTACACCGGCCCGGTAACGGGTGACCTGAACCGCCGCCGTGGCCTGATGAAGGGCATGGATACCAAGGGTGGTGCTCAGATTATCAAAGCCGACGTGCCTCTGTCGGAGTTGTTCGGCTACGTAACCGACCTGCGCACGCTGTCGTCGGGCCGTGCCTCGGCTTCGCTTACTTTCTCGCACTACGAGGTTGTCCCGCAAAACATGGCAGATGCCATCATTGCTAAAATTAAAGGCGGTAAATAG